GGACGAAGTAAACTTCCGCATCGACAAGGGCGACAAGATCGGACTGGTGGGACGCAACGGTGCCGGCAAGACGACGATGACTAAAGTCCTCGCCGGCGAGACCCAACCAACCAGCGGTGAAGTGACCCATAAGGGTTCCATCGGCTACCTGCCACAGGACCCGAAGACCCCAAACATGGAGCAGCTGGCCCGCGACCGTATCCTTGGTGCGCGTGGACTGGACGTTGTCCTGGGTAAACTGGCCAAAAATCGTGAAGAAATGGCCAGCGAGGACCCACAGGTTTCAGCCAAGGCCATGCGCCAGTACGACCGGTTGGAAGCAGAATTTATTGCTGCCGGTGGCTATTCGGCAGAGTCAGAAGCTGCTGCGATTTGTGCCAACCTTGATTTGCCAGATCGAATCTTGGATCAGCCGCTGCGCACCCTCTCCGGTGGTCAGCGCCGTCGTGTTGAGTTGGCCCGCATTCTCTACTCGGATGCCGAAACCCTACTTCTTGACGAGCCTACTAACCACTTGGACGTGGACTCGATCAACTGGCTGCGCGACTTCATCAAGAACTACCCAGGTGGTGTCCTGATGATCAGTCACGACACCGGGTTGATGGAAGCCACCGTCAACAAGGTTTTGAACCTTGATGCTAACCGCGGTGTCGTTGATGTTTACAACATGAACTGGAAGCGCTACAAGGTCCAGCGTGAAACCGATGAGCGTGCCCGCAAGCGCGAGCGTGCCAACATCGAAAAGAAGGCATCCGTACTGCTGACCCAGGCGAACCGCATGAAGGCTCGCGCCTCCGGAGCCTCTGCTGCACAGTCTATGCTTAAGCGTGTTGACCGTATGCTCTCTGGTCTTCAGGAAGAGCGTGCTTCGGATAAAGTGGCAGCCCTGCGTTTCCCGGATCCAGCTCCCTGTGGCAAGACTCCTTTGATGGCTGAAGGGCTGTCCAAGGCCTACGGCTCTCTGGAAATCTTCAACGACGTATCGCTGGCCATCGACCGCGGATCCAAGGTAGTGATCCTTGGGCTGAACGGTGCCGGTAAGACGACCTTGCTTCGCATGCTTGCAGGTGTCTCCGAGCCAGATACCGGAAAAATTGTTCCCGGCCACGGTCTGAAGATTGGTTACTTCGCACAGGAACACGACACCCTGGATCCTGAAGCGACCGTGTTGGAAAACATGCGTCGCAATGCACCAGAGCACCTCAATGATGCTGAGGTGCGTTCGATTCTTGGTTCCTTCCTGTTTGTTGGCGATGATGTGAGCAAGCCAGCCGGAGTACTCTCCGGTGGTGAAAAGACTCGTCTGGCATTGGCCACCATCGTGGCTTCCAGTGCTAACGTGCTACTGCTTGACGAACCGACGAACAACTTGGACCCTGCTTCTCGTGCTGAGGTGCTCGGTGCACTATCCACCTTCCCTGGTGCCGTGGTGATGGTCAGCCACGATGAGGGCGCAGTGATGTCCTTGAAGCCAGAGCGTGTGGTCATCTTGCCTGATGGTGACGAAGACTTGTTCAGTGAAGACTACCTAGAACTTGTTTCGCTGACCTAGCACTAACTGTTCTTCATAAGATCTCGTAGGCTTGGCACAACACCTCATGAAAGGGTTGTGCCAAGCCATGAGTTTATCTAGGGGAGCAACGAGGGTGCTGTTCGGTGGAGTCTTGCTCGCGGGGCTGGCGATTACAGGATGCTCGACGCCAACCGCGGACACGGTTAACGCCCAATGGAGTTTGATAGATTCCACCCTGGTGACGCCTGCGAGCACAAAACTTGAACTTGGTGTCATGCGCATTGCTTGCTCTTCTGGAAACACCGGGGAAGTCACCGGAACTCAGGTCGACTATTCCGCAACGACAATCAGCATCGGGATCGTGGTTGAACCCTTGGAGGACAAGCCACAAAGCTGTCAGTCCAATGAGACAGTTCCCTTCACCTTGGAACTGGAGGAACCAGTGGGGCAGCGGACTCTGATTGATGCCTCATGCGCGCGAGAAGATCAACCCGCGGATGACTCGCAAGGCTGCGCGGAGCACGGTCTACGCTGGCAGCCGTGAATTATGGTTATTAGAGCTCAACTACCGTGAATCGCTAGGGGACTGCGATACATCGTCAAGCATGGCGTCCTCGATGGCCTCATCGGTCAACGATCCATCACGACGGAATTTCTTCTCTTGCTTAGCCCGGACTTTTCGAACCTTGTGCACTGGTTCATCAAAGCCCAAAGCTCGGGCCTCAGCTAACTCGGCAGCGTCTTCGGCATTCAACTTCTTTTGCTGCCTAGCTGCATACCAGAAGCCAACAAACGCCAGCACACCAAAGGCGTACCACTGGAACTCGTAGGACAGATGTGGTCCCTCATCCATATCAG
The nucleotide sequence above comes from Glutamicibacter sp. B1. Encoded proteins:
- a CDS encoding ABC-F family ATP-binding cassette domain-containing protein, which gives rise to MISVANLELRVGARLLMDEVNFRIDKGDKIGLVGRNGAGKTTMTKVLAGETQPTSGEVTHKGSIGYLPQDPKTPNMEQLARDRILGARGLDVVLGKLAKNREEMASEDPQVSAKAMRQYDRLEAEFIAAGGYSAESEAAAICANLDLPDRILDQPLRTLSGGQRRRVELARILYSDAETLLLDEPTNHLDVDSINWLRDFIKNYPGGVLMISHDTGLMEATVNKVLNLDANRGVVDVYNMNWKRYKVQRETDERARKRERANIEKKASVLLTQANRMKARASGASAAQSMLKRVDRMLSGLQEERASDKVAALRFPDPAPCGKTPLMAEGLSKAYGSLEIFNDVSLAIDRGSKVVILGLNGAGKTTLLRMLAGVSEPDTGKIVPGHGLKIGYFAQEHDTLDPEATVLENMRRNAPEHLNDAEVRSILGSFLFVGDDVSKPAGVLSGGEKTRLALATIVASSANVLLLDEPTNNLDPASRAEVLGALSTFPGAVVMVSHDEGAVMSLKPERVVILPDGDEDLFSEDYLELVSLT